Genomic segment of Caproiciproducens sp. NJN-50:
TTTATAAAAGCTATAAGGATATCAGCGAAGGCAAAAAGAAGATGCAGACCAAATTCAAGCGGATCTGGATCACCCGAGAGGACTGGCAACATTCCTGGAAGGCGATTTTCAGGAGCTGCCCGCTCGGCTTCGTCATCGGGGCTCTTCCGGGGGCCGGCGGAACCATGGCTTCGCTGGTTTCCTACAATCTGGAAAAATCTCTTTCCAAACATCCGGAGGAGTTCGGGAAGGGAGCGATCGAAGGGCTTGCCGCGCCGGAGTCGGCCAATAACTCCGCCTCCGTGGGCGCCCTGATCCCCATGCTCACCCTGGGGGTCCCGGGTTCCGGCACCACCGCGGTCATGATGGGGGCGCTGCTGATGCTCGGGCTGCAGCCCGGCCCCTTGCTGTTCGAGCAGCATCCCGACGTGGCGTGGGGGCTGATCGCCAGCATGTTTATCGGCAACCTGATCCTTGCGCTTGTCAACATCCCGCTCGCCGGAGGGCTGGTCCGCGTGCTGTCCATTCCCCCGAAGGTCCTTTATCCCATCGTCATGGGCCTGGCCTTTATCGGGTGCTATGCGATTTCCAACCGGCTTTCCGATTTTTATCTGCTGATTATCTTCAGCCTTGTCGGCTACTTCTTCATGAAAGTGAATATCCCGACGGCTCCGATGATTCTTGCCGTGATCGTCGGCAACACCATGGAGGTTTCGTTCCGTCAGGCGCTTGTCGTATCCAACGGCTCGTACGGGATCTTCCTGTCATCGGCGGTGGATAAGATCCTCGCCGTCATCGTTGTGGTCAGCATTGTTTATCCGCTTGCAAAGACAATGGTGAACGGCATGCGGCGGAAAGAGACAGCTCATGCTTAAGCGGCATTTGGAGGTTTCACTATGAGATTAAAGCAAACGGCGGTGTCCGGAACAATGGAGTCGAGCGACGTGATGGTGACGCTTGCGCCGAACGGAGGCGGAGGAATCGAGATCGAACTGAACAGCCCGGTGGAAAAGCAGTTCGGCCGGGAGATGCGGGATGTGATCCGCGAAACTTTGAAGGGGCTCGGAGTGAAGGACGCGAAAGTGAAAGCGGTGGACAAAGGCGCGCTGGACTGTGTGATCCGGGCGAGAGTGAAGACGGCCGCCTACCGGGCGAGCGGAGAGAGCGAATACATATGGGAAGGTGCGCGGAAATGAAACAGCTGAGGCGGACGATGCTTTATGTGCCGGGGAACAATCCCGGCATGATCCGGGACGCGGGCATTTACGACGCGGACTGCATCATGTTTGATCTGGAGGATTCCGTGTCCGTCGCGGAAAAGGACTCGGCGCGCTTTCTGGTCTACGAGATGCTTCGGACCATCAAGTATCCGGGCAGGGAGCTGATCGTGCGGGTCAACGCGCTGGACACCCAGACGGGGATCGACGATCTGGAGGCCATGGTGCGCACCCGGAAGGCGGCGATCCGGCTGCCGAAGACCGAGTGCGCCCGGGATGTGGTGTTCTGCGACCAGCAGATCGGACGCGTCGAGAAGGAAAACGGCATTCCCGCCGGCTCCACCCGGATGATGGCGGCGGTCGAAAGCGCGAAGGGGGTCCTGAACGCGAGGGAGATCGCCCTGGCCAGCCCCCGGCTGATCGGGATCGCCATCGGGGCGGAGGATTACGTGACCGACCTGAAGACGAACCGCTCGCCGGAGGGGATCGAGCTGCTGTTCGGCCGCAGCATGGTACTGCTCGCGGCGCGGGCGGCGGGGATCGACGCCATCGACACGGTCTATTCCGACGTGAACAACGAAGAGGGATTCCGGAAAGAAGTCGCCCTGGTCAGGCAGCTCGGCTTCGACGGCAAGAGCATCATCAACCCGCGCCAGATCAAGCCGGTCCATGAGATCTACACCCCGTCCGGGAAAGAGATCGAAAAATCCCTCGCGATTATGGATGCGATCGAGGAGGCCCACAGAAAAGGCTCCGGCGTCATCGCGCTGAACGGGAAGATGATCGACAAGCCGATTGTGGCCCGCGCGCGGCGTGTGCTGGATCTGGCGCAGGCCTCGGGTCTGCTCAAGGGGGAGGGAAATGACATTGAAGACTGATTTGGAACAGATCCCGCACGCGGATGAGCTGAACCTGACGGGCGGTCTCTTTGCGCCGGACGGAGTCAAAAGGGACACCGATACGCATCTTGAAAGGGAAAAAAACCACAGCAAGGTGGTCGGCAGCCTGGAAGAGGCCGTCCGGCTGTCCGGGCTGAAAAACGGGATGACGATCTCCTTTCACCACCATTTCCGCAACGGCGACTATATTGTCAACATGGTCCTGGACAAACTGGCCGAGATGGGATTCCGCGACATGGTGCTGGCGGCGTCTTCCCTGACCGACTGCCACGCGCCGCTGATCCGGCACGTCAAAAGCGGGGTGATCCGCCGCATCGAGACCTCCGGCCTGCGGGGAGAGCTGGGCGAGGCGGTGTCGAAAGGCCTGATGGACGTCCCGGTGGTGTTCCGGTCGCACGGCGGCCGGGCCTACGCGGTCGAGACCGGGAAGCTGCCGATCGACGTCGCGTTCCTGGGGGCTCCTTCCTGCGATCCGTACGGCAACGCGAACGGGTACTCGCGCGAAAACGACAACGGGATCATGTGCGGGTCCATGGGGTACGCCAAGTGCGACGCCCAGTATGCGGAGAAGACGGTCGTCATCACCAACAACATCGTTCCCTACCCGAACACGCCGTTCGGGATACCGGAGTCGGATGTGGACTACATCGTCGAGGTCCCGGAAATCGGCGACCCGGATGGGATCATGTCCGGCGCGACCCGTTTCACCAAAAATCCGAAGGAGCTTCTGATCGCGGAGACGGCCGCGGGCGTGATCGAAGCGAGCGGGCGGTTTCAGGACGGCTTTTCCATCCAGATGGGAAGCGGCGGGGCTTCCCTGGCGGTCGCCAGGTTCCTGCGGGAGAAAATGCTGGCTCAAAAAATCAAAGCGAGTTTTGCCTTGGGAGGAATCACGGGCTCGGTGGTCGATCTCTATGACGAGGGCCTGGTCAAGAAGATCCTGGACGTGCAGAGCTTCGACCTGAAGGCGGCGCAGTCGCTGAAGAACAACCGCTTTCACCAGCAGATTTCCGCGTCGTATTACGCGAGCCCCGGCAACATGGGGACGGCGGTCAACCAGCTCGACGTCGTCGTCCTGTCGGCTCTCGAAGTCGACTGCGGTTTCAACGTCAATGTCCTGACCGGTTCCAACGGCGTGATCCGCGGCGCGATCGGAGGCCATCCGGACACGGCGTTCGGCGCCTCCGTCTCCATCGTGGTCGTGCCCCTGACCAGGGGGCGCATCCCCTGCGTAGTCTCCAAAGTCAACACGGTCGTGACCCCGGGAAGCACGGTCGACGTGGTGGTCACGGACCAGGGGACCGCCGTGAATCCGCGGAGGAAGGAACTCGCCGGGAGGCTGGCTGCCGCCGGCCTGCCGGTCTGCACGATCGGGGAGCTCCGGGAGCGGGCGGAGCGGATCGTCGGAAAGCCGGAGCCGGTCGAGTACACCGATCGGGTGGTCGGCGTCGTCACGTATCGGGACGGCTCCGTCATCGACCTCATCCGGCAGGTGAAGGACTGACGCCGTTTTTCAAAGAAGTGAGAAAAGACCGGCTGGAAAGCGATTTCCCGCCGGCCTTTTTAAAATGGGAGGGTTTACGCTGGAAATTTTATTTGGAAATCCGTTTACCGGAAGGCTGCTGTGCCGGACAAAGGAATTTCTGAACCGGTCCGGCCTGGACTATGAAGACGGGATCGAATGCACGGTCGACGCCGTGGAAAACGGCGAAATCCTGGCGACCGGCTCCCGGCAGGGAAATGTCTTGAAATGCATCGCCGTGTCCGGAGAGCGCAGGGGAACGGGCCTGTCGTCGGTGATTGTGACGAACCTGGTGAAAAACGCGGCGCTGGAATCTATCTTTCATCTGTTTCTGTATACGAAACCGGAGAACCGGAGCGTCTTCGGCGGCCTCGGGTTTTATCCGATCGCCGCCACCCGTGACGTCCTTCTGATGGAAAACGCCAAAGACGGCGTCCGGAAATTCGTCGAGGGGCTGGAATGTCCCGTGAAGGAAGGAAAAATCGGGAGTATCGTCGCAAACGCCGACCCGTTTACCAACGGGCATCTTTATCTGACCGAGGCGGCGGCCAGATCCTGTGATCTGGTGCATCTGTTCATCCTGTCGGAGGACCGGTCCGAGTTTTCCGCGGACGTCCGTCTCCGCCTCGCGAAACAGGCGGTGGCGTCCCTTCCGAATGTCGTCGTGCATCCGACGGGGAGTTACCTGATCTCCGGCGCGACCTTTCCCGACTATTTTATCCGCGACAAAACACGGGTGAAAGAAATCTGCGGAGAGCTCGACCTCGCCGTTTTCCTGCAGCAGTTCGCGGGACCGCTTCATATTTCCTGCCGCTTTGCCGGCTCGGAGCCTTTTTCCCCCGTGACGGAAAGCTACAACCGGGCGATGATCCGCGCCCTGCCCCGGGGAGGAGTCAGCGTGGTCATCGTTCCGCGGCTGGAACGGGAGGGGGAGGCGGTCAGCGCGGGGCGCGTCCGCGAACTGCTGTGCCAGGGAAACCTGCGGGCTGTCCGGGCTCTTGTGCCCGCTTCAACCTATCAATATCTGGAGGGACGGCATGGCGGTTCGACGTGAGGAAGAAATGCCGGAGGAAAGTCCGGCAACCCTGAAAGAAATTTTGTACGCGCGCGAACTGCGCACGAACTGCCAGCGCCGACTCCTCGCTGAATTCGGCAGGCCGCTGGTCAGCTTTACCCTGAACATCGCGGGCGGCCGCAAAGCGTTTCCGCTGGCGGAGCGCACGTTCCGGGAGGGAAAGTGGCTGATTGCACGGGAACTGGAGCGGGCCGGAATCCCGGTTGCCGTTTACAGGGAGGACTGCGGCAGGACAGGTTATGCCGGCTTTTACGCAGTGGACGCCGGCGCGGAGCGGGTCAAGCGGCTGGCGGCCGCGATCGAGGAAAGCGGCCCGCTCGGACGGCTGTTCGACATCGATGTGCTGCGCCGGGACGGGACGAAAATCTCTCGGGAGGACATCGGGCTTCCGGAGCGCACATGCCTGATCTGCGGAAAGCCGGCGCTGCTCTGTTCCCGCAGCGCCGCCCATCCGGTTGAAGAAGTGGTACGTAAAACGCAAGAGATCATGCGAAGCTGCTTTCAGGAGCAGTATGCGGGCCGCGTCGCGCAGTCGGCCGTCCGGGCGATGCTTTACGAGGTCGCGGTGACGCCGAAACCGGGGCTTGTGGACCGGGAGGGGAACGGCGCGCATCGGGACATGGATATCTTCACCTTTTTCGACAGTATTTCGGCCCTTGCGCCGTGTTTTCGGAGATTTGTCCAAGAGGGGCTCGACTTCCGCGGGGAGCCGCGGAAACTGCTCGCGTCCTGCCGGTATTCTGGGCTGCTGGCGGAGGACGCCATGTTCCGGGCGACGGGCGGGGTCAACACCCACAAGGGGCTGATTTTTTCGTTGGGCGTCCTGTGCGCCGCGATGGGATATCTGCATGGGAACGGCCTGCCGGAGGACATGGACGCCGTTTTGGAGGCCTGTTCGGAAATCGCTGCCCCGGCGCGCGGCGAGCTCGAAAAAGCTCCGAAAGGACCGCCGACTCATGGGGAAAAAGCGTATTCGGAGTGCGGGTTTTCAGGCGCGCGGGGAGAGGCGGCGAAAGGATTTCCGCACGTGAAAAGCATTGCGCTTCCTCTGCTGCGGTCCCTGCGGAAAGCGGGCCTCTCCCCGAATGACGCCGGCGTCGCCGTACTCCTGCATCTGATTTCCCGGGTCGACGATACCAATGCGGTATCCCGTTCCGGCCTCGCGACCTACCGGGCGGTTCAGTCGGAGGTCCAGAAATGCCTGAGCGAAACATCGGAGCCGAAGGAATTGCTGAATTTGGCCCGCGGGCTGAATGAAAAATTCATCTCGCTGAATATCAGCCCGGGAGGCTGCGCTGATCTGCTTGCCGTTACATTTTTTCTTTCCTTTCTCTTCCCCGGACCCCAATGAGACCAGAGGCGGACCAAATGAGTTTCAAAGAATACGAAGACCCGTTCAAACACTTAAAAGAAGAGTAAAAAAGTAACGCCAATGTGCGTCTGGCGTTACTCATTTTACACCTTTAGGTGCCGCTGGTATGATGCCCATTTCTAAATACTTTGTCTTGAGACTGAAAGCTGAGCTGTTTTGATGGCTGCGCCGGATCAGCCGGAGGGCGTTCCTTCACTGAAGTCCAGCAGGACCTTCAACATTGTCCCGGAATTCCGATCAAAGTCGGAAAACGCCCGGGCTGCTTGTTCAAAGAGATAAATGTCGGTGACGACTTTACCAGGGTCGGCCTTCCCCTCCCGGGTCAGCCGGATCACCCGCAGGAAATCCTCATTCCGCGCGTTCCGGGAACCAAACAGATTCAGTTCCTTTTTCTGAAGGATAGTAAAGTCAAAATCCGCGTGCTGTTTTCCCACACCGATCTGCACCACTCTGCCGCCGTAAGCGGAAGCGTCCACACAGTCCTGAAAAGTCGATGGGCTTCCCACGGCTTCCACCGTGACATCGAAGCCGTCCCGGCCGGTGACGGAAGCGACCTGCTCCCTGAAATGTCCGCTGCTGTCGTTCAGAACCGTCCCCGCGAACCCAAACCGGGTCTGCGCGTAATCCAGCTTCGCCGGAGCGATGTCGGCAAGATAAACCTCGCCGCCCGCCAGTTTGGCGGAAAGTGCCGCCAGGACTCCAATCGTCCCGGCTCCCACGACCAGGACCCTCTCTCCGGGCTTCAGCCCCGCCCTGGCGATACCGTGATAGCCGATGCAGAACGGTTCGACCAACGCCAGCAGTTTCGGGGAGATTCCCCCGCCGTCAAAAAGGCGTTCTGCCGGCATGGTGAAATATTCCGAAAAGGCCCCGTCCCTCTGCACGCCCATCGTTTCGTTCGTTTCACAGCAGTTGACCAGCCCGCGGCGGCAGGAATAGCAGCGGCCGCAGTTGAAATACGGATTCGCAGTCACGATGCTCCCCTTTTTCAGACCCGCTGAATTCGGGGCGATCTCCACGACCTCGGCGGAAAACTCGTGCCCTGGAACACGGGGATACGAAGCATAGGCCATGCTGCCGCGGTAAGTGCTGAGGTCGCTTCCGCAGATTCCGCCGTACAGCATTTTCAGAAGAGCGTCC
This window contains:
- the citE gene encoding citrate (pro-3S)-lyase subunit beta; this encodes MKQLRRTMLYVPGNNPGMIRDAGIYDADCIMFDLEDSVSVAEKDSARFLVYEMLRTIKYPGRELIVRVNALDTQTGIDDLEAMVRTRKAAIRLPKTECARDVVFCDQQIGRVEKENGIPAGSTRMMAAVESAKGVLNAREIALASPRLIGIAIGAEDYVTDLKTNRSPEGIELLFGRSMVLLAARAAGIDAIDTVYSDVNNEEGFRKEVALVRQLGFDGKSIINPRQIKPVHEIYTPSGKEIEKSLAIMDAIEEAHRKGSGVIALNGKMIDKPIVARARRVLDLAQASGLLKGEGNDIED
- the citD gene encoding citrate lyase acyl carrier protein gives rise to the protein MRLKQTAVSGTMESSDVMVTLAPNGGGGIEIELNSPVEKQFGREMRDVIRETLKGLGVKDAKVKAVDKGALDCVIRARVKTAAYRASGESEYIWEGARK
- the citF gene encoding citrate lyase subunit alpha; amino-acid sequence: MTLKTDLEQIPHADELNLTGGLFAPDGVKRDTDTHLEREKNHSKVVGSLEEAVRLSGLKNGMTISFHHHFRNGDYIVNMVLDKLAEMGFRDMVLAASSLTDCHAPLIRHVKSGVIRRIETSGLRGELGEAVSKGLMDVPVVFRSHGGRAYAVETGKLPIDVAFLGAPSCDPYGNANGYSRENDNGIMCGSMGYAKCDAQYAEKTVVITNNIVPYPNTPFGIPESDVDYIVEVPEIGDPDGIMSGATRFTKNPKELLIAETAAGVIEASGRFQDGFSIQMGSGGASLAVARFLREKMLAQKIKASFALGGITGSVVDLYDEGLVKKILDVQSFDLKAAQSLKNNRFHQQISASYYASPGNMGTAVNQLDVVVLSALEVDCGFNVNVLTGSNGVIRGAIGGHPDTAFGASVSIVVVPLTRGRIPCVVSKVNTVVTPGSTVDVVVTDQGTAVNPRRKELAGRLAAAGLPVCTIGELRERAERIVGKPEPVEYTDRVVGVVTYRDGSVIDLIRQVKD
- a CDS encoding zinc-binding alcohol dehydrogenase family protein; translated protein: MKYLFIQKPYQVEVREGPLPEFHPEKGDALLKMLYGGICGSDLSTYRGSMAYASYPRVPGHEFSAEVVEIAPNSAGLKKGSIVTANPYFNCGRCYSCRRGLVNCCETNETMGVQRDGAFSEYFTMPAERLFDGGGISPKLLALVEPFCIGYHGIARAGLKPGERVLVVGAGTIGVLAALSAKLAGGEVYLADIAPAKLDYAQTRFGFAGTVLNDSSGHFREQVASVTGRDGFDVTVEAVGSPSTFQDCVDASAYGGRVVQIGVGKQHADFDFTILQKKELNLFGSRNARNEDFLRVIRLTREGKADPGKVVTDIYLFEQAARAFSDFDRNSGTMLKVLLDFSEGTPSG
- a CDS encoding tripartite tricarboxylate transporter permease — encoded protein: MSQIFANLWYGFGVSMQPANLLLVTLGGVLGTVIGMLPGLGPATGVAVLLPMTYAMNPTGAMITMCGVYYGAMYGGSRASILINTPGDGAAIASTFDGYPMAMQGRAEAALAISAIASFIGGMISNLFITFAATPIAMLALKFGPSEYFLLMLAALAMTASMNKGNVLKGFIGMFFGLAISTVGLDAQSGVERFTFGNLSLQSGIDFLVVIIAMYALGEVYKSYKDISEGKKKMQTKFKRIWITREDWQHSWKAIFRSCPLGFVIGALPGAGGTMASLVSYNLEKSLSKHPEEFGKGAIEGLAAPESANNSASVGALIPMLTLGVPGSGTTAVMMGALLMLGLQPGPLLFEQHPDVAWGLIASMFIGNLILALVNIPLAGGLVRVLSIPPKVLYPIVMGLAFIGCYAISNRLSDFYLLIIFSLVGYFFMKVNIPTAPMILAVIVGNTMEVSFRQALVVSNGSYGIFLSSAVDKILAVIVVVSIVYPLAKTMVNGMRRKETAHA
- the citX gene encoding citrate lyase holo-[acyl-carrier protein] synthase, which codes for MAVRREEEMPEESPATLKEILYARELRTNCQRRLLAEFGRPLVSFTLNIAGGRKAFPLAERTFREGKWLIARELERAGIPVAVYREDCGRTGYAGFYAVDAGAERVKRLAAAIEESGPLGRLFDIDVLRRDGTKISREDIGLPERTCLICGKPALLCSRSAAHPVEEVVRKTQEIMRSCFQEQYAGRVAQSAVRAMLYEVAVTPKPGLVDREGNGAHRDMDIFTFFDSISALAPCFRRFVQEGLDFRGEPRKLLASCRYSGLLAEDAMFRATGGVNTHKGLIFSLGVLCAAMGYLHGNGLPEDMDAVLEACSEIAAPARGELEKAPKGPPTHGEKAYSECGFSGARGEAAKGFPHVKSIALPLLRSLRKAGLSPNDAGVAVLLHLISRVDDTNAVSRSGLATYRAVQSEVQKCLSETSEPKELLNLARGLNEKFISLNISPGGCADLLAVTFFLSFLFPGPQ
- the citC gene encoding [citrate (pro-3S)-lyase] ligase, with amino-acid sequence MGGFTLEILFGNPFTGRLLCRTKEFLNRSGLDYEDGIECTVDAVENGEILATGSRQGNVLKCIAVSGERRGTGLSSVIVTNLVKNAALESIFHLFLYTKPENRSVFGGLGFYPIAATRDVLLMENAKDGVRKFVEGLECPVKEGKIGSIVANADPFTNGHLYLTEAAARSCDLVHLFILSEDRSEFSADVRLRLAKQAVASLPNVVVHPTGSYLISGATFPDYFIRDKTRVKEICGELDLAVFLQQFAGPLHISCRFAGSEPFSPVTESYNRAMIRALPRGGVSVVIVPRLEREGEAVSAGRVRELLCQGNLRAVRALVPASTYQYLEGRHGGST